In Acidianus brierleyi, one genomic interval encodes:
- a CDS encoding long-chain fatty acid--CoA ligase has translation MSENYNYQLTVDKVLEYGERVYPDREIVYRDKRRYTFESFGRKVRNLAGGLQRLGVKPGDKVGVIDWDTDVYLMSYYAIPMMGAMLHTVNVRYPPELIVKTILHAEDKWLIVRDEFLPLIEKAGNYLNNVKIIAYSDENKVKYPDVMELINNDDNQFQQQEISENTPATIFYTSGTTGEPKGVWFTHRDLILHAMSCSIAAAKPPISATPEDVYLILVPLFHVHQWGYPYLFMLGGNKYVLPGRYDPTIELNLMKNEGVTFSAMVPTILYMILSHPDAPKYSEVFKNWRVLIGGAALPKGLADTARKFGITVMAGYGLSETAPVLTISYYNSKVEKLPDEKKFEQQIKTGVPIPLVELRVVDPEFKDVPHDGNTIGEIVVRAPWLTREYYKDPEKTKRLWSGGWLHTGDLAVVDEYGYIRIVDRDKDAIKSGGEFIPSLLLEDVISSHPKIGQVAVVGMPDEKWGERPVAFIVLKDKMTEEELKNYLMQKAEEGKIRKWWIPDKFVFLSDLPKTSTNKIDKKSLRDIIKAK, from the coding sequence ATGAGCGAGAATTATAACTATCAGTTGACGGTAGATAAGGTTCTGGAATATGGAGAAAGAGTTTATCCAGACAGGGAGATAGTATATAGAGATAAAAGAAGATACACTTTTGAAAGTTTCGGAAGAAAGGTAAGAAACTTAGCCGGAGGTCTACAGAGACTTGGAGTTAAACCGGGAGATAAAGTGGGTGTAATAGACTGGGATACTGACGTATATTTAATGAGTTATTATGCAATACCTATGATGGGTGCAATGCTTCATACAGTCAATGTAAGATATCCGCCTGAACTCATAGTTAAAACAATTCTTCACGCTGAGGATAAATGGCTAATTGTAAGAGACGAATTTCTTCCATTAATAGAAAAAGCTGGAAATTATCTAAATAACGTTAAAATCATTGCTTACAGTGACGAAAATAAAGTAAAATATCCTGATGTTATGGAATTAATAAATAACGATGATAACCAATTTCAGCAACAGGAAATAAGTGAAAATACTCCTGCTACAATATTTTATACTTCTGGAACTACGGGTGAACCTAAGGGAGTATGGTTTACACATAGGGATTTAATACTTCACGCAATGTCTTGTTCCATAGCAGCTGCAAAACCTCCAATTAGCGCAACACCTGAAGACGTCTATTTAATTTTAGTACCATTGTTTCACGTTCATCAATGGGGATATCCTTATCTCTTCATGCTAGGAGGAAATAAATACGTGTTGCCGGGAAGATATGATCCAACAATAGAACTTAATTTGATGAAAAACGAAGGAGTAACGTTTTCAGCTATGGTACCAACTATACTTTACATGATTTTATCTCACCCTGACGCACCAAAGTATTCTGAAGTTTTTAAAAATTGGAGGGTTTTGATAGGAGGTGCAGCTTTACCTAAAGGACTAGCTGATACTGCAAGAAAATTTGGAATTACAGTAATGGCAGGATACGGTCTTTCAGAGACTGCCCCAGTATTAACTATATCGTATTATAATTCTAAAGTTGAAAAATTACCAGATGAAAAGAAATTTGAGCAACAAATAAAAACTGGAGTACCTATTCCATTAGTTGAATTAAGAGTAGTTGATCCTGAATTTAAAGATGTACCTCATGATGGTAACACAATTGGTGAAATAGTTGTTAGAGCTCCATGGCTAACTAGAGAATACTATAAAGATCCAGAAAAAACTAAGAGACTTTGGAGTGGAGGATGGTTACATACTGGTGATCTTGCAGTAGTAGACGAATATGGATACATAAGAATAGTTGATAGAGATAAAGACGCGATAAAGAGCGGAGGAGAATTTATACCGTCATTACTCTTAGAAGACGTAATATCATCTCATCCTAAGATAGGACAAGTTGCTGTTGTTGGTATGCCAGACGAAAAATGGGGAGAAAGACCCGTAGCGTTCATAGTATTAAAAGATAAAATGACTGAAGAAGAACTTAAAAATTATCTTATGCAAAAAGCTGAGGAAGGAAAAATAAGAAAATGGTGGATTCCAGATAAATTCGTTTTCCTTAGTGATTTGCCAAAAACATCTACAAATAAAATCGATAAGAAGAGTTTGCGAGACATAATCAAAGCAAAATAA
- a CDS encoding mandelate racemase/muconate lactonizing enzyme family protein → MKIQEIEPIVLTSKEKGGATWASTMILVKMTTSNGEVGYGEAVPTLRVISVYNEIKQVAKAFIGKEVEEIEKNYHEWYRQDFYLARSFESATAVSSIDIASWDILGKELGSPIYKFLGGKFRDKVLVYANGWYSDCVTPDDFATKAKEVVKNGYKGLKFDPFGQYYDWIDEKGLREAEERVKAVREAVGDDVCIMIEHHGRFNANSAIKIAHVLEKYNPLFMEEPVHHEDIEGYKKYRSSTKSTVALGERLVSLKEAMFYIDNRLADVLQPDITNIGGVTIARKVVTLAEANDVEIAFHNAFGSIQNAVSVQLSAVIPNLLILENFYDWFPQWKRDLVYNGTPVEDGYVKVPEKPGIGVDVNEKLISELKAEPIPLDVEEEPVWVVKNTWKGY, encoded by the coding sequence ATGAAAATCCAAGAAATAGAACCGATAGTTCTCACATCAAAAGAAAAAGGAGGAGCTACCTGGGCATCTACAATGATTTTAGTAAAGATGACTACATCTAACGGCGAAGTAGGTTATGGAGAAGCTGTACCCACATTAAGAGTAATTTCAGTGTATAATGAAATAAAACAAGTAGCTAAGGCTTTTATAGGGAAGGAGGTTGAGGAGATTGAAAAGAATTATCACGAATGGTACAGACAAGATTTTTATTTAGCTAGATCCTTTGAATCTGCTACAGCTGTTTCATCCATTGACATAGCTTCTTGGGATATTTTAGGAAAAGAACTAGGCTCACCTATTTACAAATTTTTAGGAGGAAAATTTAGAGATAAGGTGCTTGTTTATGCTAATGGATGGTATTCGGACTGTGTTACTCCAGACGATTTTGCTACTAAGGCTAAGGAAGTAGTTAAGAATGGATATAAAGGTTTAAAATTTGATCCTTTTGGTCAGTATTACGATTGGATAGACGAAAAAGGATTAAGAGAAGCTGAAGAAAGGGTTAAAGCAGTAAGAGAGGCTGTAGGAGATGACGTTTGCATAATGATTGAACACCACGGAAGATTTAACGCTAATTCTGCAATAAAAATCGCTCATGTTCTAGAAAAATACAATCCCCTCTTTATGGAAGAGCCTGTTCATCACGAAGATATCGAAGGATATAAGAAATACAGATCGTCAACTAAATCGACCGTAGCATTAGGAGAAAGATTAGTAAGTTTAAAGGAGGCAATGTTTTATATAGATAATAGGTTAGCTGACGTTTTACAACCAGATATTACAAACATTGGAGGAGTAACCATAGCAAGGAAAGTTGTAACTCTTGCTGAAGCTAATGATGTTGAAATAGCTTTCCATAACGCTTTTGGTTCAATTCAGAATGCAGTTTCAGTTCAACTTAGCGCCGTTATTCCTAACTTACTGATATTGGAAAACTTTTACGATTGGTTCCCACAATGGAAAAGAGATTTAGTATATAACGGAACTCCAGTAGAAGATGGTTATGTGAAGGTTCCTGAAAAACCAGGGATAGGAGTAGACGTTAATGAAAAATTAATTAGCGAACTTAAAGCTGAACCAATACCTTTAGACGTTGAAGAGGAGCCTGTATGGGTAGTTAAAAACACGTGGAAAGGATATTGA
- a CDS encoding alcohol dehydrogenase catalytic domain-containing protein: MKAAVLEEFGKPLLIKDVNMSGNDNDVLVNIKSSGMCGRDIVIWKGGFRNLKLPLILGHEIFGELNGNPVGVFGTIVCGNCRYCREGKENLCENSVFFGEGRPGGYAESVYAPKDSIFSLPDKDYEKYAASVCPIATSIHASRLANVRQNTEVLVTGAGGGVGIHMIQYLKSLGAYVISITSESKKEEVGKFSDEVITEKEFSRLVKGVDVVMELVGSETINESLRSLSRDGTLVLIGNVSGKEISLKRPALTIMKQQRIIGSASYTRKEVLEAVDLIHDQKIIPIYKRYELINVNNAIKDLIEGRILGRAILTP; the protein is encoded by the coding sequence ATGAAGGCCGCAGTTCTGGAAGAATTCGGAAAACCCCTATTAATAAAAGACGTTAATATGAGCGGAAACGATAACGACGTATTGGTTAACATAAAATCTTCAGGAATGTGCGGAAGAGATATAGTTATATGGAAAGGAGGATTTAGAAACTTAAAGTTACCTTTAATACTAGGGCATGAAATTTTTGGAGAACTGAATGGTAATCCCGTAGGAGTATTTGGTACTATTGTATGCGGTAATTGTAGATACTGTAGAGAAGGTAAGGAAAATCTATGCGAAAATTCCGTATTTTTCGGTGAAGGAAGACCTGGAGGATATGCTGAATCCGTTTATGCTCCAAAAGATTCCATTTTTTCCCTTCCAGATAAAGATTATGAAAAATATGCTGCGTCAGTATGCCCAATAGCTACTTCTATTCATGCTTCTCGTTTAGCCAATGTAAGACAGAATACTGAAGTTTTAGTAACTGGTGCCGGTGGAGGGGTAGGTATTCATATGATACAATATCTAAAAAGTTTAGGAGCTTACGTAATCTCTATAACTTCTGAATCAAAAAAGGAAGAAGTAGGAAAGTTCTCTGATGAGGTAATAACTGAAAAGGAATTTTCTAGACTCGTTAAGGGAGTAGACGTTGTAATGGAGTTAGTAGGTAGTGAAACTATTAATGAAAGTTTAAGGTCATTGTCAAGAGATGGAACGCTTGTTCTAATAGGAAACGTTAGTGGGAAAGAAATTTCTCTTAAGAGACCGGCTTTAACTATAATGAAACAACAAAGGATTATAGGTTCTGCATCTTATACTAGGAAAGAAGTTCTTGAAGCAGTTGATCTTATTCATGATCAAAAAATTATTCCTATATACAAGAGATATGAGTTAATAAACGTAAATAATGCAATAAAGGATTTAATTGAAGGAAGAATACTAGGAAGAGCAATACTTACACCTTAG
- a CDS encoding acyl-CoA dehydrogenase family protein, with amino-acid sequence MFPFESAQDFEIKISEDHELFRRSVREFSEEILAKNVMQIEKTNSIPNDSEAIIKAKELGLLGIGIPQEYGGQGGDSLMLAITNEEVARVCPAFAALIGANYLFTTPLLIFGTEEQKKKYVPPVAKGEVFAAHANTEPGAGSDVAGIKTTARKEGSRYIINGRKYFITGADRAKYLVVSARTSPPSKERWRGITFFIVDTEMPGVKIGSKINVIGLRGEQPNEVILDNVEVPEENILGKVDEGFKVAVTTYDKGRVGVAAQAVGIAQGAFEKAFNYSLSRKTFDRPLISYEGIAFKLADMLVELEAARLLTYWAANMNDKNRKEAVMVSSLAKLMATEVAEKVSSLSIKIHGGAGVDQQNGVERYLRDAIITTIYEGANDIQRLTIVRDLVRKILGTNIEIM; translated from the coding sequence TTGTTCCCGTTTGAAAGTGCGCAAGATTTCGAAATCAAGATAAGTGAGGATCACGAATTATTTAGAAGAAGTGTAAGAGAATTCTCTGAAGAAATTTTAGCTAAAAACGTAATGCAGATAGAAAAGACAAATTCTATTCCCAACGATAGCGAGGCTATAATTAAAGCAAAAGAATTAGGATTATTAGGTATAGGAATACCTCAAGAATACGGAGGCCAAGGTGGAGATTCTTTAATGCTTGCTATAACTAATGAGGAAGTAGCAAGAGTTTGTCCAGCTTTTGCTGCACTTATAGGAGCTAATTACCTTTTTACTACCCCTCTCCTTATTTTCGGTACAGAGGAACAGAAGAAAAAATATGTTCCTCCAGTAGCTAAAGGTGAAGTCTTTGCTGCACATGCTAATACTGAGCCTGGAGCGGGAAGCGATGTTGCAGGCATAAAGACTACTGCTAGGAAGGAAGGGAGTAGATATATAATAAATGGAAGAAAATACTTCATAACTGGAGCTGACAGGGCAAAATATCTAGTAGTCTCTGCTAGGACCAGTCCACCTTCAAAAGAAAGATGGAGAGGTATAACGTTTTTCATAGTTGATACAGAAATGCCAGGTGTAAAAATAGGTAGTAAAATAAATGTAATAGGTTTAAGAGGAGAACAACCCAATGAAGTTATATTAGATAATGTGGAAGTTCCAGAGGAAAATATTCTAGGTAAAGTAGATGAAGGATTCAAAGTAGCAGTTACAACTTACGATAAAGGTAGAGTAGGTGTTGCGGCTCAGGCAGTGGGAATTGCTCAAGGCGCATTTGAGAAGGCATTTAACTATTCACTATCAAGGAAGACTTTCGATAGGCCGTTAATATCATACGAAGGGATAGCGTTTAAATTAGCTGATATGCTGGTAGAATTGGAAGCTGCAAGACTCCTAACTTATTGGGCAGCTAATATGAACGATAAAAATAGGAAGGAAGCAGTAATGGTGTCCTCTTTGGCAAAGTTGATGGCTACAGAGGTTGCAGAAAAAGTTTCGTCATTATCAATAAAAATACATGGAGGAGCCGGTGTAGATCAACAGAACGGAGTAGAAAGGTATCTTAGAGACGCCATAATTACTACAATTTACGAAGGAGCAAACGATATTCAAAGATTAACAATAGTAAGGGATCTAGTAAGAAAAATTTTAGGTACAAATATAGAGATTATGTGA
- a CDS encoding GNAT family N-acetyltransferase produces MSEYIAGVTLRRAKEEDWNKIYELYSTLSDDDLYLRYFHLYRPTVEDVKKLTNENDHITILAEYNGKIIGEGTIYNDGEFSLVVHPEFRRYGIGSMIVKSLINEGKRMGLKKIKFYTLSENMPMIKLGRKLGFKLINDEDEIYGELIVNSIQSESTYEIYA; encoded by the coding sequence ATGAGTGAATATATTGCCGGAGTAACTTTAAGGAGAGCTAAGGAAGAAGATTGGAATAAGATATATGAGCTCTATTCTACTCTTTCTGATGATGATTTATACCTAAGATATTTTCATCTTTATAGGCCTACAGTGGAAGATGTTAAGAAACTAACAAACGAAAACGATCACATTACCATTTTAGCCGAATATAATGGAAAAATAATAGGTGAAGGGACTATTTATAATGATGGAGAATTTTCTTTAGTTGTTCACCCAGAATTTAGAAGATACGGAATAGGAAGTATGATAGTCAAATCTTTGATTAACGAAGGTAAAAGGATGGGACTTAAGAAAATAAAGTTTTACACATTAAGCGAAAACATGCCAATGATAAAATTGGGAAGAAAATTAGGTTTCAAATTAATTAATGATGAAGACGAGATTTATGGAGAACTAATAGTAAATAGTATACAATCTGAAAGTACTTACGAAATCTACGCTTGA
- a CDS encoding 3-hydroxyacyl-CoA dehydrogenase/enoyl-CoA hydratase family protein: protein MIRKFTVIGAGTMGHGIAEVAAISGLEVWLNDVTEDILKNAKEKISWSLSKLEEKGQIKSKDEVLSRIHLTTDQEEALKDTDFMVEAVIEDINIKSKVFSKADALSSDNAILASNTSSIPISEIAKYVKKGERVVGMHFFNPPVIMPLVEIIKGEKTSEETVKEVYNLAKRLGKDPVVVNKDVPGFLVNRILFRVNEVACWLVESGKASIEDVDYTSITDLGFPMGIFLLQDYTGLDVGYLVGKAMEERGFKTYECKMFEEKFKSKELGVKSGKGFYTYPAPGKFVRPEFKGAKKVNAILLLSSAINEASYLLREGISSKEDIEKGCKLGLGWPKGIFEYADSFGIDEVINALEELKNETKLENFTPDPLLISMRNEGRLGKKTGNGFYEYGKRNFTTIKYEIDGKIGIITLNRPEKLNAINEDMVKELNELLDEIEEDDKIRVIIIQGSGRAFSAGADTSEFLKMTPIKAMIASRRLQELYNKIQFLTKPVISLINGYAIGGGLELAMSTDIRIASSNAQLGQPEINLGIIPGGGGTQRLPKLSKRKSLQLILTGENISAKEAEELGIVDEVVDPSELENEGKKIANKIAEKSPLAVALAKYAVNLGNQTNIWTGEALESSFFGILFSTKDFEEGIKAFIERRKPQFKGE from the coding sequence ATGATAAGGAAATTTACTGTAATTGGAGCAGGAACAATGGGTCACGGGATAGCTGAAGTTGCAGCTATCTCAGGATTAGAAGTATGGTTAAACGATGTTACCGAAGATATTTTAAAAAACGCTAAAGAAAAAATTTCTTGGAGTTTATCAAAACTTGAGGAAAAAGGACAAATAAAAAGTAAGGACGAAGTATTGTCAAGAATTCATTTAACTACTGACCAGGAAGAAGCTCTTAAAGACACTGATTTCATGGTGGAGGCAGTAATAGAAGATATTAACATAAAATCTAAAGTGTTTTCAAAAGCCGATGCCTTATCTTCGGATAACGCTATACTAGCATCAAACACTAGCAGTATTCCTATATCAGAAATAGCCAAATACGTTAAAAAAGGAGAAAGAGTAGTAGGAATGCATTTCTTTAATCCTCCAGTTATCATGCCTCTAGTTGAAATTATAAAAGGGGAGAAGACATCAGAAGAAACCGTAAAGGAAGTTTACAATTTAGCAAAAAGGCTAGGAAAAGATCCAGTAGTAGTAAATAAAGATGTACCGGGTTTCCTTGTGAATAGAATATTATTTAGGGTAAATGAAGTAGCCTGTTGGCTTGTCGAATCTGGAAAAGCCAGCATAGAAGACGTAGATTACACTTCTATTACTGATTTGGGCTTTCCAATGGGAATTTTTCTTCTCCAAGACTACACTGGTCTAGACGTAGGATATTTAGTAGGTAAAGCTATGGAAGAAAGAGGTTTTAAAACATACGAATGTAAAATGTTCGAAGAGAAGTTTAAATCCAAAGAACTAGGAGTAAAGAGTGGGAAAGGTTTCTATACATATCCAGCTCCAGGCAAATTTGTTAGGCCAGAATTTAAGGGAGCCAAGAAGGTTAACGCAATACTTCTATTATCTTCTGCAATAAACGAAGCCTCTTATTTACTAAGGGAAGGAATTTCTTCTAAAGAAGATATAGAAAAAGGGTGCAAACTAGGATTAGGATGGCCAAAAGGAATATTTGAATATGCTGATTCCTTCGGAATAGACGAAGTAATAAATGCCTTAGAAGAATTAAAGAACGAAACAAAATTAGAAAACTTTACTCCAGATCCATTACTAATTTCAATGAGAAATGAAGGAAGATTGGGAAAAAAGACTGGAAATGGATTTTATGAATACGGAAAAAGAAATTTTACTACAATTAAATACGAAATTGACGGAAAAATAGGGATTATAACATTAAATAGACCCGAGAAACTTAATGCGATAAACGAAGATATGGTTAAAGAATTAAATGAACTTCTAGATGAAATAGAGGAAGACGATAAAATTAGAGTAATTATAATCCAAGGAAGTGGAAGGGCTTTTTCTGCAGGAGCTGACACCTCAGAGTTCTTAAAGATGACTCCAATAAAAGCAATGATAGCTTCAAGAAGATTACAAGAATTATACAATAAAATACAGTTTTTAACAAAACCAGTAATTTCATTAATTAATGGTTATGCTATAGGAGGAGGTTTAGAATTGGCCATGAGCACTGATATAAGAATAGCATCGTCAAACGCTCAATTAGGACAGCCTGAGATAAACTTGGGCATTATCCCTGGAGGTGGAGGGACACAAAGATTGCCTAAATTATCTAAAAGAAAATCACTCCAATTAATACTTACAGGAGAAAATATATCTGCAAAAGAAGCGGAAGAATTAGGAATTGTAGATGAAGTAGTAGATCCTTCAGAATTAGAAAATGAAGGTAAAAAGATAGCTAATAAAATAGCTGAAAAGTCTCCCTTAGCAGTAGCCTTAGCAAAATACGCTGTGAATCTTGGTAATCAAACAAATATATGGACTGGTGAAGCATTAGAATCCTCCTTTTTCGGTATCTTATTCAGTACAAAGGATTTTGAGGAAGGAATTAAGGCCTTTATAGAAAGGAGAAAGCCCCAGTTTAAGGGAGAATAA
- a CDS encoding NTPase: MKIFITGNPGVGKTTTLMYIINEVKKRGISVSGFYCPEVRENGKRIGFKIIDISTGKEKWLAKVGEGRIRVGKYAVQQVDDIANEIYSSLSNSKIIAIDEIGPMELSIPSIKRIIDYALKTDKPLIAVVHRNIKEEGKIYTLTLSNRNVLKEEILNEILNNIS; the protein is encoded by the coding sequence ATGAAAATTTTTATAACTGGAAATCCGGGAGTAGGAAAAACAACAACGTTAATGTACATAATTAATGAAGTTAAGAAGAGAGGAATAAGCGTCTCTGGATTCTACTGCCCAGAAGTAAGAGAAAATGGTAAGAGAATAGGATTCAAAATAATTGATATCTCTACTGGAAAGGAGAAATGGTTAGCTAAAGTTGGAGAAGGAAGAATAAGAGTTGGAAAATATGCTGTGCAACAAGTTGATGACATAGCCAACGAAATATATTCTTCTCTTTCTAATTCTAAAATTATAGCAATAGACGAAATAGGACCTATGGAGCTTTCAATTCCTTCAATAAAGAGAATTATAGATTATGCTTTAAAGACCGATAAACCTTTAATTGCAGTTGTTCATAGAAACATTAAGGAAGAAGGTAAAATATATACACTTACTTTGAGTAATAGGAATGTATTAAAAGAAGAGATTTTAAATGAGATATTAAATAATATAAGTTAA
- a CDS encoding 4Fe-4S dicluster domain-containing protein, with protein sequence MGIDPNFRTSKQVVGEHEGHKVYGPVEPPKVLGIHGTIVGVDFDLCTADGSCLTACPVNVFQWYDTPGHPASEKKADPINEQACIFCMACVNVCPVAAIDVKPP encoded by the coding sequence ATGGGAATTGATCCAAACTTCCGGACATCTAAACAAGTAGTAGGGGAACATGAAGGGCATAAGGTTTATGGTCCAGTAGAACCACCTAAAGTTTTAGGAATTCATGGTACTATAGTAGGCGTAGATTTTGATCTATGCACTGCGGATGGTTCCTGTTTAACGGCTTGCCCGGTTAACGTATTTCAATGGTATGATACACCTGGACATCCAGCTTCTGAGAAAAAGGCAGATCCAATAAATGAACAAGCTTGTATATTTTGTATGGCATGCGTTAACGTATGTCCAGTAGCAGCAATAGATGTAAAACCACCTTGA
- a CDS encoding Zn-ribbon domain-containing OB-fold protein, whose amino-acid sequence MAMMSIRDNLQKQINDSIKQLDFLVKQTKMPIIQDKSGNPLWVDVRELDLRYQIPVKKVQKFFNGLKDGKILATKCQKCGTVYFPPQDDCPYCKTSGLEWIELPKEGKLITYTKISVKPPSFSHYQDYIVGIAKLSNGVNVTAWVIGNLEKLTVGVDVKLEVKEREPEGYITYYLELE is encoded by the coding sequence ATCGCAATGATGAGTATTAGAGATAACTTACAAAAACAAATAAATGATTCTATAAAACAGTTAGATTTTCTAGTAAAGCAGACAAAAATGCCTATAATCCAAGATAAGAGTGGAAATCCATTATGGGTTGACGTCAGAGAATTAGATTTAAGATATCAAATACCTGTAAAGAAAGTTCAGAAATTCTTTAATGGTCTAAAAGATGGTAAAATATTAGCTACAAAATGTCAAAAGTGTGGTACAGTATATTTTCCTCCTCAAGACGACTGTCCTTATTGCAAAACGTCTGGATTAGAATGGATAGAGTTACCTAAAGAAGGCAAATTAATAACTTATACTAAAATCTCTGTTAAACCTCCATCATTTTCGCATTATCAAGATTATATTGTAGGTATTGCTAAATTGAGTAACGGAGTTAATGTAACTGCTTGGGTAATAGGAAACTTAGAAAAACTTACTGTTGGTGTAGACGTTAAATTGGAAGTAAAGGAAAGAGAACCAGAAGGTTACATAACATATTATCTCGAATTAGAATAA
- a CDS encoding thiolase domain-containing protein: MRNVAIIGTGHSKFGARTDVNLQELAWEAVKQALEEANIDQKEIQYFSVGNAGMWSSENLPAIVVGEYCGLTTKGTMRVEAACASGSAALREAYLAVKSGEVDVAMAIGVEQMHQSPNPNVVEMIGRAGSYFWEFENFGLTFPGYYALYATAYMAKYGLKEEDLGKIAIKAHHYGSLNPYAHFQKEISMEEYMKSKPVAWPLKIYDSSPITDGAAAIILASEDFARKVTDSPVWIVSQGVSSGFANLSRKSDFTTIEAAREAADMAYKKAGINREDSWKVFDVAEVHDCFTIAEIIAYEDLGFARRGEGVNLARENQTYIGGRIPVNVDGGLKAKGHPIGATGVSMAVSLARQLLYRAPNKGMQVEVKNGMALAHNVGGTGHYGYVTIFSTRRPSQ, from the coding sequence ATGAGAAATGTAGCAATAATCGGAACAGGTCACAGTAAGTTTGGAGCTAGAACAGATGTAAATTTGCAAGAGCTAGCCTGGGAAGCCGTGAAACAAGCTTTAGAGGAAGCTAATATAGATCAAAAGGAAATTCAATATTTCTCTGTAGGAAATGCAGGTATGTGGAGTTCAGAAAATTTGCCTGCAATAGTTGTAGGAGAATATTGTGGATTGACTACAAAAGGAACAATGAGAGTAGAAGCAGCTTGTGCTTCAGGGAGTGCAGCACTAAGAGAGGCATATCTTGCAGTTAAATCAGGAGAAGTAGATGTAGCCATGGCCATAGGAGTAGAACAAATGCATCAATCTCCAAATCCAAATGTTGTGGAAATGATAGGCAGAGCAGGAAGTTATTTCTGGGAATTTGAGAACTTTGGTTTAACCTTCCCTGGATATTATGCGTTATACGCTACTGCATACATGGCCAAATACGGATTAAAAGAAGAAGACTTAGGGAAAATAGCAATAAAAGCGCATCATTACGGTTCGCTTAATCCTTATGCTCACTTCCAAAAAGAAATTTCAATGGAGGAATATATGAAATCCAAGCCAGTAGCTTGGCCTTTAAAAATTTACGACTCTTCACCTATAACTGACGGAGCAGCTGCAATAATTTTAGCTTCAGAAGATTTCGCTAGAAAAGTCACAGATTCTCCAGTATGGATAGTATCTCAAGGAGTTTCATCGGGTTTTGCTAATCTTTCAAGAAAAAGTGATTTTACAACAATAGAAGCTGCAAGAGAAGCCGCAGATATGGCTTACAAAAAAGCCGGAATAAATAGGGAAGACTCATGGAAAGTATTTGATGTAGCTGAAGTTCACGACTGCTTTACAATAGCTGAAATAATAGCTTATGAGGATCTTGGATTTGCAAGGAGAGGAGAAGGAGTTAATTTAGCAAGAGAGAATCAGACATATATAGGAGGAAGAATTCCAGTAAACGTTGACGGAGGATTAAAGGCTAAAGGACATCCGATAGGCGCTACTGGAGTTAGCATGGCAGTATCATTGGCTAGACAACTACTTTATAGAGCTCCAAATAAGGGAATGCAGGTCGAAGTCAAGAATGGTATGGCTTTAGCTCATAATGTTGGCGGAACTGGACATTACGGTTATGTTACAATATTTTCTACTAGGAGGCCATCGCAATGA
- a CDS encoding methyltransferase family protein: MLVDKGPCKYVRHSSYTGAFVAILGLSLLAHPILSIVVSIITFVAYYFRIKNEEKH; encoded by the coding sequence ATCTTGGTAGATAAAGGGCCTTGTAAGTATGTAAGACATTCATCCTACACTGGAGCCTTCGTGGCAATTTTAGGATTATCCTTACTCGCTCACCCAATTCTTTCTATAGTAGTATCGATAATTACTTTTGTAGCCTACTATTTTAGAATAAAAAATGAAGAAAAACATTAA